The Miscanthus floridulus cultivar M001 unplaced genomic scaffold, ASM1932011v1 fs_304_1_2, whole genome shotgun sequence DNA segment GAAATGTGGAAAGGAACTACAAAGAAGTGATGGCTATTGTTGACAAGAAGATGAAAGATAGGCTTGATTCTCCATTACATGTGGCTGCATATATGCTGAATCCTTGCTACAGTTACAACAATCCAGCAATCTTCAATGATTCAACAGTAGTGGAAAAATTCATGGAGTGTGTGGAGACCTTTTACTGTATAGATGATGACAAGGGATATAGGGCTATTAATGTGGACTTAGAACAGTTCCAGAAGAGACTAGGAAACTTCTCAAAGAAGCTGGCAAGGAGCTGTGAATGCTTCGAGTTCAACCCGGGTAAGCTTTTGCATCATTTTTGTCCAAATTTGTACTgcaattaattctatacaaaattTTCTGCAATCAAAACAGCACATGTTTGAGACATTTGACTTcattttttagcatcttggtggaggCTTTATGGAGGTGGAGCACCAGATTTGCAATATATGGCTATTAGAATCCTCTCACTGACTTCTAGCTCATCTGGATGTGAAAGGAATTGGAGCATATTTGAACAGGTTAGTTTGTAGTCTCCACTAGTTGCTCTCTATTCCCAATTTAATGTACATGTGCTGATGTTGGAATTGTATTTTATAATGTACAGCGTCatacaaagagaaggaataggcTGACAACAGAGCGCCTCAACTCTCTGGTATTCATCCAATTCAATAATAAATTGATGTCCAAGAAGGAGAAGATTAAAAGAAAGAGTAACTATGAAGTGCTCCTAAGTAGTGATGCTTCTGAAGCTCAAAGATTTTTCTATGAGGGAGGGGATGATCATGCATTGGTTGTCTTCAGGGATGAGGAAGATGAGCTAGAACAAATGCCAGAGACAGGGATACCATGGAGTGTCCTTGGAGATGCAATGGGAACTAATGAACAGCTTCAACCTCGAAGGAGTGCAAGAGTGGCTAGAGAGGTGGATGAAGAAGAGTGGGAATCTGATCCTGAAGATCCTGACTATCAAGATGATGACATtgcctatgaggatgatga contains these protein-coding regions:
- the LOC136531212 gene encoding uncharacterized protein produces the protein MTDAWIDMKRRSIMNLCTNTSESTTFIKSVEMLDVSHTSEVIYELIDKAIEDVGAENVVQVVTDNASNNMGAKALLHLKRPNIFWTSCATHTINLMLQGIGNLAKFKKTIDLAKSFTIFVYGHHRTLACLRSFTLKREIIRPGVTKFATAYLTLQSMMEKKDCLRKMVVDSKWYDLPEAKTKKGKDATATVLNIQFWRNVALCLKVFEPLVKVLRLVDGDVKPSMGFVYGQLLKAKKEIKEAFGNVERNYKEVMAIVDKKMKDRLDSPLHVAAYMLNPCYSYNNPAIFNDSTVVEKFMECVETFYCIDDDKGYRAINVDLEQFQKRLGNFSKKLARSCECFEFNPASWWRLYGGGAPDLQYMAIRILSLTSSSSGCERNWSIFEQRHTKRRNRLTTERLNSLVFIQFNNKLMSKKEKIKRKSNYEVLLSSDASEAQRFFYEGGDDHALVVFRDEEDELEQMPETGIPWSVLGDAMGTNEQLQPRRSARVAREVDEEEWESDPEDPDYQDDDIAYEDDEDEEAILNCNAFAE